The nucleotide sequence cgtcaccggcggcggcggcggcgtcgtcgcgCGCCTTGCCTGCGACGTCCCTGTTGCAACCCTGGGCGGGGTCGCCGACACGTGGCGGGGCGCTTGACGGCCCGGCCTcgccctcctcgtcgctgtcgatgACGATAACGCCGCCCTCCTCGGCGCGGCGACGGGCCTGGTGCTCCAGGTACGCCTGTCGCTGGCGGCGCATCTACTCGCGGACGTATTCCTCCTTCGCGCATTTGAGGACGGACTCGTCGTCGGGGGCACCATGTCgacgtgctccggcttcacggggagcaatcccggctcgggcttcggccggaccaggcTAGGGAGCGCCTCGCCAGTGCCGTCGCAGGTGGTGAGGGCtcattgatgacgagggcgccgctgcgAGCGCGACACCCGAGCAGTGTCCCCTCCGGCTCGGGCCGGGGTGGAGGGCCCGCGGCCAAAGCCGTTCGCCgctgcgccgtcgcctgggaatcTCTCGGCCATGCTTTGCTCGTCGGCGGGGGGGTGGGGAAGGTTGTGGCTGCGCCGcctgtgaggcatcaatggaggctgaccggcgcggcagccttggcattgattcccgcgggaaccgaggcaatGAGGGCGACGAAGCGGCCGTCTCGCTGACTAggcgggcccgcggctctttcgcgccaaaaccacTTGCCCCGGCGCCCCTGGGCGCCCCCCAGCGTGCCGGGCTCGGCCTGAgtccgccggcgctgatttcggcccaagcaggcgaaaaacgggctcctgggggcgcgaatGGCCCGTTTTTTTGGCGCTGGCGCGAAAAAATCGTCTGGAAAGGCCGTGTTGTgggcacggctggagatgctcttatatacACTAGAACACACAACACAAATATTTGAGATTTAACTCCAAAATCATTTTTTTCGAAAAACTTCCAACCTATTCAATCAACTATGAATTAAAGTAATCATATTTTATCAACTATGAATTAAAGTAATCACATATACCATGTAAGCTATCTGAATGAAGATTGTATCATTCGGTGGCGGAGCTATATGGGGGTGGCTCCCCAGCTCAAAGAAAAACTTATGTGTATATCTTTGTATTAGATCAAAATTTTCACTAAATATTAGCATATAGAGATTTTGTTTACCCCGCAGCCAATGGCCCCTCATGATTTTTGCCCAAGCTCCGTCACCGGTATCATTGGAAACTTCTTGGAAATGTGAATACTGTGGTATGCTTTTGTGTCGTGTAAACCATATATTTTGGAGATACTTTAGAAGGAAGGGGTAGCATTTATTAACAAAAACAACTTTGTGTCGAATAACTCATATATTTTGTGGATCAAGGTCAAACGTGAAGTATTTATTGAATAGTGAATGCATTTGACTAACCAACAGGGTGGATAAGGACGATGACGGGAGGATCAGCCAGGTGGAGTTCAAACAGGTAAAttccaactactccctccgtctaggtgagtaagtcatcttaggttgtgcaccgtgaccaagggggaggggaaaacgagagaacttaatgttcatttgctaactaatagcattgcatgcaatgaactaaccactgcatgtcgtgtttggtagtctcaggtcattaaaagcatgcacaccccacatctcttattggttgatatgtcaagaaacaaaaaagatgtagaatttaatgcaccgcgcctaaatgttttgggattatttgattttcgtaagatgacttacacacctagatggagggagtactcttTCACTGGTTCATTCAGGCATCTCTCCATTCTCCAAAAACAGGAACGGTGTGTTCTCTGATTTTTGCTGATTGATATATACATGCTCAAAAAGACTGCCATAGCACATTGCACATCACTGAGGGTTATTCTGATCTGGTCTGCAGATAATTACGTTGAGCGCGTCGGCGAACAAGCTAAAGGTGGGCGAACAGGACTCCGAGGAGTGTGCCCGGTTAATCATGGAGAAGTTGGACCCCGACGGCCTTGGCCACATTGAGGTAATGAATTCTGATGTCAAAGAACTAATCGGGATTGTGAAATCTCAAACGATGTGCTCACAGTGAACTGGTGATGCAAAGAATTACTAACCGGGATTGTCAAATCTCAAACGATGCTAtatttagattttttttctttctttcatatatgtcaTCTGACTTGACTTGATTAAGTCTCGGTCGATTAGGACCTAACCACATTTATTTAAATGGTGAGAATTAATTTGCAGTTGTACGACCTAAAGACACTATTGGTGGAATTGTCGACGACGACCAACGGGGATGAATCGAGCAATCCGATGGCGGAACCCAATCCTCTCAGGCGGTGGTACCACCACGCCAGATACTTCCTCGAGGACAATTGGCGCCGTTGTTGGGTGATGCTCCTATGGTTCTCCATCTGCGCCGGTCTCTTTGCTTGGAAGTTCGTGCAGTACCGTCATCGTGCGGTGTTCCAGGTGATGGGCTACTGCGTGTGCGTGGCCAAGGGCGGTGCCGAGACGCTCAAGTTCAACATGGCACTCACCCTCCTTCCCGTGTGCCGGAACGCCATCACGTGGCTCCGGAGCCGCACCGTCGCTGGGCAGTTCGTGCCGTTCAACGACAACCTCAACTTCCACAAGGTGATCGCGGTGGGGATCTCCGCCGGGGCCGGTTTGCATGTCTTCTCCCACCTAGCATGCGACTTTCCGCGGCTGTTGCACGCCACCGACGACGAGTACAAGCCCATGAAGCCGTTCTTCGGCGACGTCAAGCCGCCCAACTATTGGTGGTTCTTGAAGGGCACGGAGGGGTGGACCGGGCTAGTGATGTTGGTGCTCATGGCCATCGCCTTCACGCTCGCCACGGGGCGGTTCCGCAATAGGAAACCCAGGCTTGCCAAGCCCAAGAAGCAGGATGACAACCTCCCCCGGCACAAGAAGCGAGACAACCTCCCTAGGTTGCTCCACCGCCTCACCGAGTATGGCGGCGCCTCACGCAACCGTCTCACTATGCTCTTCTACGCCTTGCTCAATCGTTTCACCGGGTACAACACCTTCTTGTACACACACCACCTCTTCATCATCGTCTACGTGCTGCTCATCGTCCATGGCCACTTCCTCTACCTCACCAAGAAGTGGCAAAAGAAGACGGTATGTTAACACATCGAGCGAACACTGCATGCTCTAGTGCAAGGACCCTTTTCTAAATTCAGAGAGGACCGGAGGGGATTGAGAGAATTTTGACTTGCATGGGGTTTAATCTTTCTTGGATCTCCTTCAAACCAATGATGTGGTACGTGCAGACGTGGATGTACCTCGCGGTGCCGATGATCGTGTACGCGTGCGAACGACTGACCCGGACGCTGCGGTCGAGGGTGCGGGCGGTGCAGAAGGTCAAGGCGGTCGTGCACCCGGACCCGGCGGCCCTGTTGTCGCTGCACTTGTCCAAGCCGCAGGGGTTCAGGTACAAGAGCGGACAGTACATCTTCGTCAAATGCCCTGATATCTCGTCATTCGAGTGGTAATTAAGCTGCCGCCAACATCCTCGGCTCACTTGGTTAAACTAGGGATCTGTGTCTGATTAGTGGAACGAACGAATGTCCAGGCACCCCTTCTCCATCACATCGGCGCCGGAGGACGACTACGTCAGCGTCCACATCAAGGCGATGGGCGACTGGACAAAAGACCTCAAGGACGCCTTCAAGGTACTAACTACTGCAATTAGTCGCGTCGAtctcatcttcaacccctataaaAGCTTGAAAACCATGTTTGTTCCTGAATGTCCGTCTTATGTTTGCTTATCAACATTTCTAGTAATGGGGTTTACACTCGTGCTTGTGTGTGCCGGCGAATCACAGGTTTGCGAGTCGTCGACGGAGGAGAAGAAGACCGAGATTCTCCGAGTAGAGTACGACCATGACAAGGCCATGCCAACTCTGGGGGATAGAAAAAAGTACGTGGCTATTACCTGTGCTCATTAAAATTTCTCCCTTTTTGCCATGAAAGTTTGCTCTGATTTTTCTTATATGTTGGTTCGGCTTGAACTTTGATTGGGTGTGCAGTCTCCTCCCTGGTCCAACCCGGTCTGTCCTTTTTTTTCTGCATGAAAACCTTTTGATCTATTTATCAAATATCATGATAGTACAAAGAATACAGGAAGCAATAGAAATTATATTTatatccatagaccacctagctaCGACAACAAACACTGAAAcaagccgaaggcgcgccgtcGTCATCGCTCCTCCCTCAATGGAGCCCCAACCCGACCTGTCTAGTGCTGCATATGCCGTACTAACATCTACTAACTCCATTCCTAGATGTAAAACTGCCCCagcgtcttatatttaggaatggaggtagtatGATACTAAAATAGTTTCGTTACATCATCGTAAAGTTTTTTCATTTTGAAAAATCATGAAGTATATGTTTCACTGTATGTTTTGATTTTGTGGATATTATTAACATGTTTGTCTATATATCTGGTTAAATGTACGGAATTTTTCCCACAAAAAGATATATTAACTGATTTGAAATAAAGTTAAAACCTTATATAATTTGAGACTGAAGGACCACATGGTATAATCACATCCACACATATTTCAAATAAATAGTTTATGATGTGCATCGATAAGAGCCATAGGCCATAGCCACTTCCTCTGATCTCTTTGATCGTCAACCACCAGAGATTTTCTTTTGCTCGTATGGCAGGACGAATTTCCACGTACCAACTGGCATTCGTGACTGCCATGTCCCCCCCGTTGTGTATGAGATACTCCATTGTTTATATTTTCGGGAAGATGGACGACCATCAGTTGAGGTTAGAATAGGAATAATTTTGTGGGGCAGAAATAACATTCTCACTTCCTGCTGCATCCTTGCATGAACAAAATTTACTCGCTcagttcactattataagatgttttgaatattttaatatagactacataTATAGTAAAATGGGCAAACAAACATACCAAAATGCATTTACATACATTAGATTGAAAAAATAAGTTGGAACATTTTTTTTATAATAATGAAAGGGGGGAGTATCTACTGTCCACATGTTTTCCTCACGAGATTGATGTCTTGGTCATGTGAAGTTATCTTAATCAACCCGATTAGTTACGAGAAGCAACTGTGACTAGCAAAAAATGTTCGTGCTGCAGGTACCCGAAGGTGCTGATTGACGGGCCGTACGGCGCGCCGGCACAGGACTACAAGCAGTACGACACCTTGCTACTGGTGGGACTCGGCATCGGAGCCACACCCATGATCTCGATCATCAAGGACATCATCAACAACATGAAGCGGCTTCCCGGGGACATCGAGTCAGGCAACCCTGGCGACGGGAGCACGCCATCATCGTTCCGGACTCGCCGCGCCTACTTCTACTGGATCACCCGGGAGCAAGAATCCCTGGAGTGgttccgtgggatcatggacgagGTGGCCGAGACGGACGAGCAGGGCGTCATTGAGCTCCACGTCCACTGTACGAGCGTCCACGAGGAGGGCGACGCCCGGTCGGCGATGCTCACTATGGCCCAGTCCCTCAACCACGACGAGCACGGCATTGACATCATCTCCGGCAGTCGAGTCAAGACCAGCTTCGGCCGAGCAAACTGGAGGGAAGTCTACCGACACATAGCCCAGCGGAATCAACGAAAACGTGTCGGTCAGTATATACAAGCAAGGAAATTTTGTTACTTGATGATGGTTGTGACCACTTAAAAAATTTGAGCAAAGTCAAGTCTAGATAGGAATTATCAATACATGCACGAGCTATCACAAATTGTCCACCATAACTTAGTTGATGAGCTCAGGTATCTGCACATAAGAACAATAAAATCAATCAatcagcatatatatatatatatatgtacatacataGCATTACTTTGCAGATTTGACACTAACTCTGTGTTTCTTGGACATCATAGGAGTGTTCTACTGTGGCATGCCGGCGCTGACGAAAGAGCTGCGCGAGCTTGCGAAGCTTTCCTCGAGAGAAACAAGCACAACATTCGAGTTCCACAAGGAGAACTTTTAGTTTTGCCAGCCATCCAGCCACAAGTTTCTCTTAGCGCGGAAACCGCGTTAATAGCAAAGACCGGATACTAGATTGTCATAGTATACCATTTTCTCAAATACTACATGGAGTATGTGCACTTGTGCATCGTCATGTAACTATGGTGTTTATATTGGCTACTGTATTTATTGTGCATCATGTAATAAATTGCTTATGTTGGAATACGAGTAATGGACCTACTTTGTAAatgttggtgttggaaatatgagcaatttaccaactGATCTTATTAACAGAAATgatagataaagcatgactaatgtAGCACAGATAAAAACAAGTCATgtgatctgacagagagaaggtaaatagaaTCTGCATATATGTATCTAGGGCAAACAATAGAACAATGAACTGTGGCAGGACCTCTAATAGGAAGGGCAAGAACATGTATGGGACAGCAGCAGTAACATGAGCATTGGACTTGGGATCGacatcctcgccagccatgtcgttgaagaggttgtcgacgtcggggaaaaAGTCGTTGTTGGGAAGTGGTCGTCGGTGTCCGTGATGAAccagtcagtagtcgcgcagagcgcttcccaaaaaccttattgcccttttcccgtacatgactcaaagaggtgcggtttcggaggcctactgtcccaaatcacagtgcacgccgcaagccgggctGAGGAAGACAGTAGTagctcagagattggaaccggtggcgagaggaagaagaagttctggtgcgtctctctgagaggagcgacctcctttttataggcgcaagagaaggaggcgagaggccagCGACGGGAGATGAAGCAAAAGCGGGAGAGGAAGCGAACAGACTTCAACCGAAGAGGCGCGCTGTTCGGATTCAGTGTCCACTAGAGAAAATGTTTCAGCTCCCAcatgacctttcgtatacccgtcgtgcgtggcaaaaatttagagaTCGACTCGGCTCATTCCCACAACCCGCGACGCGGCATGATGAGgcgggcgggggaggaggagcgcgcgtgaatgtccctcttgttctcatgttCATCCATGTGGGGAATCaccctcccttataaggaggtccaactcccacgaaactagcaatgtgggactaaatttcggtttcacctcttgccttgcacaaatgggatgagtgggcctctaggatttattaggaatttctgaaattgctATTGGGCTGGCCCGGAAATAaaataaattccagcaatcccccaccagatcctagaggcacacaaaattttcctttggttccaaaatactgttttataTACTGGtattgcagtggagactgttaagttgaatttTCActtagaactctatgctacactataagcaacttgaacagtggattgagccttgaactgcaagttttctgtgaatctagcttcacacaaagccttgaccgatacttgGCTACTGTGGGTcttcccgcgggtggagcttatgtgtcatactccaagacctttcatgagtttactagagggCACCCTACTCTCATAAATTGCGACGTCTAACAACCAGACTCATATatgtgcgttcttcaaaagatgttctgcaggacaacatttTTGCTTAAATGAGCcatttagaacacattaagatatacatcaacctgccatgcagttaggagagtattgcatcttcatggagtggtattgttaacagtaaggatactctcctctcagttgaccaacaacttgtcttccacatctaattcatggGATCTGACTAGGTTACCACTTAACAACTCATATTATGGGTCtcatatgttggggaacatagtaatttcaaaaaaattcctacgcacacgcaagatcatggtgatgcatagcaacgagaggggagagtgttgtctacgtaccctcgtagactgaagcggaagcgttgacgcaacgtagaggaagtagtcgtacgtcttcccggtccaaccgatccaagcaccgttgctccggcacctccgagttcttgacacacgtacagctcgatgacgcaccccgagctccgatccagcaaagcttcggggaggagttccgtcagcacgacgacatggtgacgatcttgatgttcaaccctcgcagggcttcgcctaagcaccgctacaatatgaccgaggtgtaatatcatggaggggggcaccgcacacggctaaggaacgatcacgaagatcaacttgtgtgtccatggggtgcctcccgcccccgtatataaaggagcaaggggggaggccggccggtgttggaaatatgccctagaggcaataataaaagtattattattgttcatgataattgtcttttattcatgctataactgtattatccggaaatcgtaatacacgtgtgaatacttagaccacactatgtccctggtaagcctctagttgaccagctcgttgtgatcaacagatagtcatggtttcctgactatggacattggatgtcgttgataacgggatcacatcattaggagaatgatgtgatggacaagacccaatcctaagcatagcataaaagatcgtgtagttcgttttgctagagctttgcaagtgtcaagtatctcttccttcgaccatgagatcgtgtaactcccggataccgtaagagtgccttgggtgtatcaaacatcacaacgtaactgggtgactataaaggtgcattacaggtatctccgaaagtagctgttgggttgacacggatcgagactgggatttgtcactccgtatgacggagaggtatctctgggcccactcggtaatgcatcatcataatgagctcaatgtgaccaaggtgttgggcacgggatcatgcattacggtacgagtaaagtgacttgccggtaacgagactgaacaaggtattgggataccgacgatcgagtctcgggcaagtaacgtaccgattgacaaagggaattgcatacagggtttgatcgaatcctcgacatagtggttcatccgatgacaacatcgaggagcatgtgggagccatcatgggtatccagatcccgctgatggttattgactgagagcgtctcggtcatgtctgcatgtctcccgaacccgtagggtctacacacttaaggttcggtgacgctagggttatgaagatatgtatatgcagaaacccgaatgttgttcggagtcccggatgagatcccggacgtcacgaggagttccggaatggtccggaggtaaagaattatatataggaagtgctatttcgggcatcgggacaagtttcggggttatcggtattgtaccgggaccaccggaagggtcccgggggtccaccggtggggccacctgtcccgggggggccacatgggctgtagggggtgcgccttggccatcatgggccaagggcaccagcccctataggcccatgcgcctagggtttccccctaggaggagtcctagtggtggaaggcacccctaggtgccttgggggggagggaaacctcccgtaggccgccgcccccctagtagggccggcgcccccctggcacccctatatatagtgggggagaggagggacttcatagaccagcccctggcgcctccacctccccccgttacgtctctccctcgtagtctcggcgaagccctgctgctgtgacgccctgcatccaccaccacgccgtcgtgctgctggatcttcatcaacctctccttcccccttgctggatcaagaaggaggagacgtctcccgtcccgtacgtgtgttgaacgcggaggtgccgtccgttcggcgctggtcatcggtgatttggatcacgtcgagtacgactacatcatcaccttgcaagcttccgcacgcgatctacaagtggtatgtagatgcaaactctctccctagactcgttgcttagatgaactcatagatggatcttggtgaaaccgtaggaaaaaattttaattttctgcaacgttccccaacagtggcatcatgagctaggtctatgcgtagttctctttgcacgagtagaacacaactttgttgtgggcgtggattttgtcatcttaattgcctctactagtcttttcttgctcaacggtattgtgggatgaagcggcccggaccaaccttacacgtactcttacgtgagaccggttccaccgactgacatgcgcaagttgcataaggtggctggcgggtgtctgtctctcccaccttagttggagcggaatcgatgaacagggcccttatgaagggtaaatagaagttgacaaaatcacgttgtggtgattcgtaggtaagaaaacgttcttgctagaacccaattgcagccacgtaaaagatgcaacaacaattagaggacgtctaacttgtttttgcagcgattgatcatgtgatgtgatatggccagaagttgtgatgaatgatgaattgtgatgtatgagatcatgttctttgtaataggattcacgacttgcatgtcgatgagtatgacaaccggcaggagccataggagttgtcattattttttgtatgacctacgtgtcattgaataacgtcatgtaaactactttactttattgctaagcgttagtcatagaagtagaagtagtcgttggcgtgacaacttcatgaagacacgatgatggagatcatgatgatggagatcatggtgtcaagccggtgacaagatgatcatggagccccgaagatgaagatcaatggagctatatgatattggccatatcatgtcacaactatataattgcatgtgatgtttattatgtattatgcatcttgttcacttaggacgacggtagtaaataagatgatcccttataaaatttcaagaagtgttctcccctaactgtgcaccgttgctacagttcgtcgcttctaagcaccacgtgatgatcgggtgtgatggattcttacgttcacatacaacgggtgtaagacagttttacacagcgaaaacacttagggttaacttgacgagcctagcatgtgcagacatggcctcggaacacgagaccgaaaggtcaaacacgagtcgtatggaagatacgatcaacatgagaatgttcaccgacgatgactagtccgtctcacgtgatgatcggacacgggctagtcaactcggatcgtgtaaacacttagatgactagagggatgtctaatctaagtgggagttcataatttgattggaactttattatcatgaacttagtctaaaacctttgcaaatatgtcttgtagatcaatggccaacgctaatgtcaacatgaacttcaacgcgttcctagagaaaaccaagctgaaagatgatggcagcaactatacggactgggtccgaaacctgaggatcatcctcatagctgccaggaaacaatatgtcctagaaggaccgctaggtgacgctcccgtcccagagaaccaagacattatgaatgcttggcagtctcgcgctgatgattactccctcgttcagtgcggcatgctttacagcttagaaccggggctccaaaagcgttttgagcatcacggagcatatgagatgttcgaagagctgaaactagttttccaagctcatgcccgggtcgagagatatgatgtctctgacaagttctacagttgtaagatggaggaaaatagttctgtcagtgagcacatcctgaagatgtctgggttgcacaaccgtatgacccagctgaacattaacctcccagatgaggcggtcattgacagaatcctccagtcgctcccaccaagctacaagagctttgtgatgaactacaacatgcaggggatggaaaagaccattcctgaagtgttctcgatgctgaagtcagcagaggctgaaatcaagaaagaacatcaagtgttgatggtcaataagaccactaagttcaagaagggcaagggtaagaagaacttcaagaaggacggcaaagatgttgccgcgcctggtaagccagttaccgggaagaagtcaaagaatggacctaagcctgagactgagtgcttttattgcaaggggaagggtcactggaagcggaactgccccaaatacttagcagataagaaggccggcaacaccaaaggtatatttgatatacatgtgattgatgtgtaccttaccagtactcgtagtaactcctgggtatttgataccggtgccgttgctcatatttgtaactcacagcaggagctgcggaataaacggagactggcgaaggacgaggtgacgatgcgcgtcgggaatggttccagagtcgatgtgatcgccgtcggcacgctgcctctacatttacctacgggattagttttgaaccttaataattgttatttagtgccaagtttgagcatgaacattgtatcaggatctcgtttaatacgagatggctactcatttaagtctgagaataatggttgttcgatttatatgagagatatgttttatggtcatgctccgatggtcaatggtttattcttaatgaatctcgaacgtaatattacacatgttcatagtgcagatgccaaaagatttaaagttgataacgatagtcccacatacttgtggcactgccgccttggtcacattggtgtcaagcgcatgaagaagctccatgccgatggacttttagagtctcttgattatgaatcgtttgacacgtgcgaaccatgccttttgggcaaaatgaccaagactccgttctccggaacaatggagcgagcaaccaacttgttggaaatcatacataccgatgtgtgcggtccaatgagcgttgaggctcgcggaggatatcgttatgttctcactctcacagatgacttgagtagatatgggtatgtctacttaatgaaacacaagtctgagacctttgaaaagttcaaggaatttcagaatgaggtagagaatcaacgtgaccgaaagataaaattcttatgatcagatcgtggaggagaatacttaagtcacgaatttggtacacacttaaggaa is from Triticum aestivum cultivar Chinese Spring chromosome 1B, IWGSC CS RefSeq v2.1, whole genome shotgun sequence and encodes:
- the LOC123136134 gene encoding respiratory burst oxidase homolog protein B, coding for MPSRVGADDARGGPGVGEIVDASGGVRERAVPPGNRSAARKTARFAEPVSAPRGSGNVDDDDGDGDDGDGVEITFDKRYDTIAVPRVRPVARGEDPCVKLLARTPEKPESSSGHAVLKNSLTRIQQETRRVASLKRRGGGFDRPMPSAPARALQGLKFVSETHASNGWTEAERFYDRNVRLPRSMFGQCIGMKEAAFAGELFDTLGRRRRISGDSIDRAELREFWDQISDPSYENRLQLFFDMVDKDADGRISQVEFKQIITMSASANQLTVGGQDFEECARLIMEKLDPDGLGYIELYDLETLLVKLWKEPNPLRRWYRHARYFLKDNWRPCWVASLNRRGGGFDRSMPSAPARALEGLKFVSGTDASDGWTEARRFFDRNARLPRSMFGQCIGMKEAAFAGELFDALGRRCHISGDSIDKAELREFWDQISDSCYETRLQLFFGMVDKDDDGRISQVEFKQIITLSASANKLKVGEQDSEECARLIMEKLDPDGLGHIELYDLKTLLVELSTTTNGDESSNPMAEPNPLRRWYHHARYFLEDNWRRCWVMLLWFSICAGLFAWKFVQYRHRAVFQVMGYCVCVAKGGAETLKFNMALTLLPVCRNAITWLRSRTVAGQFVPFNDNLNFHKVIAVGISAGAGLHVFSHLACDFPRLLHATDDEYKPMKPFFGDVKPPNYWWFLKGTEGWTGLVMLVLMAIAFTLATGRFRNRKPRLAKPKKQDDNLPRHKKRDNLPRLLHRLTEYGGASRNRLTMLFYALLNRFTGYNTFLYTHHLFIIVYVLLIVHGHFLYLTKKWQKKTTWMYLAVPMIVYACERLTRTLRSRVRAVQKVKAVVHPDPAALLSLHLSKPQGFRYKSGQYIFVKCPDISSFEWHPFSITSAPEDDYVSVHIKAMGDWTKDLKDAFKVCESSTEEKKTEILRVEYDHDKAMPTLGDRKKYPKVLIDGPYGAPAQDYKQYDTLLLVGLGIGATPMISIIKDIINNMKRLPGDIESGNPGDGSTPSSFRTRRAYFYWITREQESLEWFRGIMDEVAETDEQGVIELHVHCTSVHEEGDARSAMLTMAQSLNHDEHGIDIISGSRVKTSFGRANWREVYRHIAQRNQRKRVGVFYCGMPALTKELRELAKLSSRETSTTFEFHKENF